The Ralstonia wenshanensis genome includes a region encoding these proteins:
- a CDS encoding response regulator transcription factor, whose protein sequence is MTELAEAVGEEPPAQPVTLEQAHAMLGRMLESRRKAPARSSGKGALLSALTPRQRDILREAASGKSNVEIAQALHIGVETVKSHVRQILMRLQARNRTELAALYQQCAGESRSHENH, encoded by the coding sequence TTGACCGAACTGGCCGAGGCCGTCGGCGAAGAGCCGCCCGCCCAGCCGGTTACGCTGGAGCAGGCGCATGCGATGCTTGGGCGGATGTTGGAATCCAGGCGGAAGGCGCCTGCCCGATCGTCCGGCAAGGGGGCGTTGCTCTCCGCGCTGACGCCACGCCAACGCGACATCCTGCGAGAGGCGGCATCGGGAAAATCCAATGTGGAAATCGCGCAGGCGCTGCATATCGGCGTAGAAACCGTGAAATCGCACGTGCGCCAAATCCTGATGCGCTTACAAGCACGCAATCGGACCGAATTGGCAGCGCTATATCAGCAATGTGCGGGTGAAAGCCGCTCGCACGAAAATCACTAA
- a CDS encoding response regulator transcription factor, whose translation MKFAVLTSNPSSFAYVASCLSTQEAECVRFDDALSLLRARRTETFDLLMIDAQHFRTAGQLVLSWRECNADMCWPTLVFGQFVDRGDMASAFDAGVDDVLTGHFTAEELQARVQRALRRAEPVRQNAGIHVVVGPYRLCRLTRTATVNSIPIRMTAREFATAWLLFSSPGSFLSRQQIASAVWGADASIVERSIEQHIYKLRKKLQFGPETGVELKTVYARGYQLAVQAASNEPAGPEARTILAA comes from the coding sequence ATGAAGTTCGCCGTATTGACCTCGAACCCATCCAGCTTTGCCTACGTGGCGAGCTGTCTATCCACCCAGGAGGCGGAGTGCGTCCGCTTTGACGACGCCCTGTCGCTGCTGCGCGCGCGCCGCACGGAAACGTTTGATCTGTTGATGATCGATGCCCAGCATTTCCGTACGGCCGGGCAGCTGGTGCTGTCGTGGCGGGAGTGCAATGCCGACATGTGTTGGCCCACCCTGGTGTTCGGGCAGTTTGTCGACCGGGGGGACATGGCGTCGGCCTTCGATGCCGGCGTGGACGACGTGCTGACCGGACACTTCACCGCTGAAGAGCTGCAGGCCCGCGTGCAACGAGCGCTGCGCCGAGCCGAGCCAGTGCGCCAGAATGCCGGCATCCACGTCGTGGTGGGGCCATATCGCCTTTGCCGCCTGACCCGCACGGCCACCGTCAACAGCATCCCCATTCGCATGACCGCGCGGGAGTTTGCGACGGCATGGCTGCTGTTCTCGTCGCCCGGGTCGTTTCTCTCGCGCCAGCAGATCGCATCCGCCGTGTGGGGCGCAGACGCCAGCATCGTCGAGCGCTCGATCGAGCAGCACATCTACAAGCTGCGCAAGAAACTGCAGTTCGGCCCCGAGACCGGCGTGGAACTCAAGACCGTCTATGCACGCGGCTATCAGCTCGCCGTGCAGGCTGCCAGCAACGAGCCCGCCGGCCCCGAGGCGCGCACCATCCTGGCCGCCTAA
- a CDS encoding type III secretion protein HrpX has translation MFDHFSLDIIETFDGIQAFAKQEGPKDFGPLNKAIEALKHTAMDMEQHAIRATDVNNREQLRVLSHGFSSAAQVCSGLIPA, from the coding sequence ATGTTTGACCATTTCTCGCTCGACATCATCGAAACGTTTGACGGCATTCAGGCTTTTGCCAAGCAGGAAGGCCCGAAGGATTTCGGCCCGCTGAACAAGGCTATCGAAGCGCTCAAGCACACCGCCATGGACATGGAACAGCACGCCATTCGTGCGACGGACGTCAACAACCGCGAGCAGCTTCGCGTGCTGTCGCATGGTTTTTCCAGCGCGGCACAAGTGTGCTCGGGGTTGATCCCGGCATAA
- the sctR gene encoding type III secretion system export apparatus subunit SctR, producing the protein MQNIEFASLIIAAVAIALLPFAAMVVTSYTKIVVVLGLLRNALGVQQVPPSMVLNGIAMIVSCFVMAPVGMEAMQRAHMQLNDSSANVSQVMPLLDAAREPFRQFLDKHTNAREKAFFMRSAQQLWPPAKAAQLKEDDLIILAPAFTLTELTAAFRIGFLLYLVFIVIDLVIANLLMALGLSQVTPSNVAIPFKLLLFVVMDGWSVLIHGLVNTYR; encoded by the coding sequence ATGCAGAACATTGAATTCGCCTCGCTCATCATTGCGGCGGTTGCCATTGCGCTGCTGCCGTTTGCCGCCATGGTGGTCACGTCGTACACCAAGATCGTGGTCGTGCTCGGGCTGCTGCGCAATGCGTTGGGCGTGCAGCAGGTGCCGCCCAGCATGGTGCTCAACGGCATCGCGATGATCGTGTCGTGCTTCGTGATGGCGCCGGTCGGCATGGAGGCCATGCAGCGCGCCCACATGCAACTCAATGATTCCAGCGCGAACGTCAGCCAGGTCATGCCGCTCCTCGATGCCGCGCGCGAGCCGTTCCGGCAGTTCCTGGACAAGCACACCAACGCACGCGAGAAAGCGTTCTTCATGCGCTCGGCTCAGCAACTATGGCCACCGGCCAAAGCCGCACAGCTCAAGGAAGACGACCTCATCATCCTCGCGCCCGCCTTCACGCTGACGGAGCTGACGGCGGCGTTCCGCATCGGCTTCCTGCTGTATCTCGTCTTCATCGTGATCGACCTGGTGATCGCCAACCTGTTGATGGCGCTGGGGCTATCGCAGGTGACACCCAGCAACGTTGCCATTCCGTTCAAGCTGCTGCTCTTCGTGGTGATGGACGGCTGGTCTGTGCTGATTCACGGCCTGGTCAACACCTATCGTTAA
- a CDS encoding sigma-70 family RNA polymerase sigma factor: protein MTQTCQPVTELASDWFRQHYAWLARRMGCKTGCRFGAEDIAAEAFAQLLQRPGWQDTREPRALLTTIAQRLLYDIWRRRDLEEAYMAWAATQPQATLPSPEERALILETLTSIDRVLDGLPPKARSAFLYSQLDGLTYPEIAERLQVSVRMVQKYMTQALRLCYLAESS from the coding sequence GTGACGCAAACCTGCCAGCCAGTTACCGAACTGGCCTCTGACTGGTTCCGACAACACTATGCTTGGCTCGCCCGCCGTATGGGCTGCAAGACAGGCTGCCGCTTTGGCGCCGAAGACATTGCGGCGGAAGCCTTTGCGCAATTGCTGCAGAGGCCAGGGTGGCAAGACACCCGTGAGCCGCGCGCCTTGCTGACAACGATTGCGCAGCGCCTGCTCTATGACATCTGGCGTCGTCGTGATCTGGAAGAGGCCTATATGGCCTGGGCCGCCACGCAACCGCAAGCGACGCTGCCATCGCCGGAAGAGCGCGCGTTGATCCTCGAGACCCTCACCTCCATCGATCGCGTGCTCGATGGGTTGCCGCCCAAGGCGCGCAGCGCCTTTCTCTATAGCCAACTCGATGGCCTCACGTACCCGGAGATCGCCGAACGCTTGCAGGTGTCTGTTCGCATGGTGCAGAAATACATGACGCAGGCCTTGCGCCTGTGCTATTTGGCCGAATCATCGTGA
- the hrpD5 gene encoding HrpD5 family protein, translated as MNKNIRVLAGAHAGACLDLTPGRWTVGPDAQASIRISDWAGDPIALLVDTEHGVLIESDDGGSTWDDLTPRRFGEVILCVGPAGEAWPSDLALLERVLSPAATDTGSHSVAAAQAPASETPAPTRPRARKGWMGVTAVALLTPCALLLASTREPSSAAHSAATAQVPLIERVRTCLALHRIDGLQIEQHDNEIIVHGIVTSANEELATLRDLRAVSASVRTDLSIAQEVIENLRESLQEPGLRISYLGSNRFSITGPAVHPERVRATADHVRSDLGGNIKDIALDITQARVRDPKADATSALSVDELSYIESSDGTKDFLAAQR; from the coding sequence ATGAACAAGAACATTCGCGTGTTGGCAGGCGCGCATGCCGGCGCCTGCCTCGACCTGACGCCAGGCCGCTGGACGGTCGGCCCCGACGCACAAGCCAGCATCCGCATCTCTGATTGGGCGGGCGATCCGATCGCGCTGCTTGTCGATACGGAACACGGCGTCCTGATTGAATCCGACGATGGCGGCAGCACCTGGGACGACCTGACCCCTCGCCGCTTTGGCGAGGTCATTCTCTGTGTCGGGCCAGCCGGTGAGGCATGGCCATCCGACCTTGCACTGCTGGAGCGGGTGCTATCGCCCGCAGCCACGGACACCGGCAGCCACAGCGTTGCCGCTGCGCAAGCCCCCGCTTCCGAAACGCCCGCGCCCACCCGGCCTCGCGCACGCAAAGGCTGGATGGGCGTGACAGCAGTCGCGCTGCTCACGCCGTGCGCGCTGCTGCTGGCATCGACACGCGAGCCATCCTCCGCCGCGCATTCCGCAGCCACGGCACAAGTACCGCTAATCGAACGTGTGCGCACATGCCTGGCACTGCACCGCATCGACGGCTTGCAGATCGAACAGCACGACAACGAGATCATCGTGCACGGCATCGTGACGTCAGCCAACGAAGAGCTTGCCACGCTGCGCGATCTGCGAGCGGTGTCAGCGTCCGTCCGCACCGATCTTTCCATCGCGCAGGAGGTCATTGAAAACCTGCGTGAATCGCTGCAGGAACCAGGGCTGCGCATCAGCTACCTGGGCAGCAACCGGTTCTCCATTACGGGCCCAGCCGTGCACCCCGAGCGGGTTCGCGCAACGGCAGACCACGTGCGCAGCGACCTCGGCGGCAACATCAAGGACATCGCCCTGGACATCACGCAGGCACGCGTGCGCGACCCCAAAGCCGATGCCACATCCGCGCTTTCGGTTGACGAACTGAGCTACATCGAAAGCTCCGACGGCACCAAAGATTTTCTCGCTGCGCAGCGTTAA
- a CDS encoding molecular chaperone Tir: MSIERRDSLIRDMCMHLQIPDADAIIAAGRLTVEGFEVIIDAVEEDIDAFYLNFDYGIVTGGRTLRVFRLMLEANVTIYAQDHAQLGLDGDTGGIILIVRVAYDPDIDGEQLAELLGHYAEHGRYWRDNILQTTDDMFENLANGTYVWIRA, encoded by the coding sequence ATGAGCATCGAACGGCGCGACAGCCTCATCCGCGACATGTGCATGCATCTGCAGATTCCGGATGCCGATGCCATCATCGCCGCCGGCCGGCTCACGGTGGAGGGGTTCGAAGTCATCATCGATGCAGTCGAAGAAGACATCGATGCGTTCTACCTGAACTTCGACTACGGCATCGTCACAGGCGGCCGCACGCTGCGCGTGTTCCGCCTCATGCTTGAAGCCAACGTCACCATCTATGCGCAAGACCATGCCCAGTTGGGGTTGGATGGCGATACGGGCGGCATCATCCTGATCGTGCGTGTGGCCTACGACCCCGACATCGACGGCGAGCAACTGGCCGAACTGCTGGGCCACTATGCCGAGCACGGCCGCTACTGGCGCGACAACATCCTGCAGACGACCGACGACATGTTTGAAAACCTCGCGAACGGCACCTACGTCTGGATTCGCGCTTAA
- a CDS encoding type III effector protein, with protein MKIFSRHSSATPPAQTSSSTSASQSSLPSVRKTSQLPGGLRDLADMVTASRQKKSAASLTNEQLKVALSSTTLSGRGTRAAHREAQKRIRNGKLQWPPQQPAQPPLNPLSSEREHGRHTPPDAPVFDPDTGALNKPQLRQMALALKDALPRVPVELMHSHPQSDGLLAKLQHQLGSIQTIAADNTRKAPHEVGMAVRDAFASAAKTARQLAKSLGNHDPADAYKGIAALLTELKRTHLSGSAHEVMSHYAEKETANLEAKAPGISTAKPGSNVSTGTSGSVAVSAFPTNRYAGAHVSVEAGGGKGRIYFADDDGDVDYWPSAQAFAKVALGGKLGEWAAKLTGRLDLSGGNVFLEHEDLRQLVKLVANHDANHAWVKSAGPHARQATQQLESLANLVSHALGRNYTEAAGKPYFLNDAKIAKGFNTLKMTLLAGAIDQKVGGEHFSTLMKAAYPPITDVVTDRMGSGQPLPAQPRRDVPDSVAYGDRILAYRQVTGSLDANVGNETHGGTNLEAAGSFDVNLRGNVAQFFTESAAAPHTLLDPGYHKDYQSTFKLHQQLDAACAEPPPAQLHLYNETRKALTQELHAGPALPFTETERLHYGEEASIPAQFRNAITHASPEQLNHATDQLEHLIGTYLQFANQAGAVLARNDRFMPASERSTLTQHREAAFAHINQTVWQGRYPQKDALAHPEAFVAKSHAAISLALGCVGAHISVVKQQMAQREEHGMAAAEAILTADSMYKTAREMLDKTYLPLKNYDVQKNGPLKDKSLWQRWDAALKATVSGGAQSSALNAIVNRFGRSTGKVQLGPFTGSISVGNSAGQISLSAEARLMNANNQPNPSRTGKFLQLTFTAQGGAPITGAILNKAIEAAIEKFAPNMRLQDDKFDPQEVIRQTQGLLLNVTDGTSLVVKLRQAPDVQNAPMELQYARVLRNKNSGMSLAVTVPTPHGTFTPSVSHTDSTQSYAGEVMGSDTSYLIMQHPFLAKIVDAEAHQEDAALRQAFDANPVQRDRYLANPNLMVDVVAKYAAATQEINAAAAENRPVQIKNEFVRYHAATPFARAAQVSTQVAAHAPGSTANGEPLFKLAEPLAKPIDVSHIDVNAMRARLQAMTTIEERADYLCDSNQGRPLLDAFSKIIGNTRAINSAALFHTEERNTGIQSLVRNPKALQRENNRTQAALHGKPQPTGTIGQLRTRLEPTRASVKQANLADLQRLAAMNLPISQQAQQELQRRKAVLGNAFPTNEGESQT; from the coding sequence ATGAAGATATTCTCCCGCCACTCCAGTGCGACGCCTCCGGCACAGACGTCGTCCAGTACGTCGGCATCGCAGTCCTCGCTGCCAAGCGTGCGCAAGACTTCGCAGTTGCCTGGCGGCCTGCGTGACCTTGCTGACATGGTGACGGCGAGCCGCCAAAAGAAAAGCGCCGCATCGCTGACGAACGAGCAGCTCAAGGTTGCGCTGTCGAGCACCACGTTGAGCGGACGCGGAACGCGCGCCGCGCACCGGGAAGCCCAGAAGCGTATTCGCAACGGCAAGCTGCAGTGGCCGCCCCAACAGCCGGCGCAACCGCCGTTGAATCCCTTGTCCAGCGAGCGCGAGCACGGCCGTCACACGCCGCCGGATGCGCCCGTATTCGATCCCGATACCGGCGCGCTGAACAAGCCACAGTTACGCCAGATGGCGCTGGCGCTCAAGGATGCGCTGCCTAGGGTACCGGTGGAGCTCATGCACTCGCACCCGCAAAGCGACGGGCTGCTCGCCAAGCTCCAGCATCAGTTGGGCTCCATCCAGACGATTGCCGCAGACAACACCCGCAAGGCCCCGCATGAGGTCGGCATGGCCGTGCGTGATGCATTTGCGTCGGCGGCCAAGACCGCGCGCCAGCTTGCCAAATCGTTGGGCAATCATGATCCGGCTGATGCATACAAGGGCATCGCGGCGCTCCTCACCGAGCTCAAGCGCACGCACCTGAGCGGCAGCGCGCACGAGGTCATGAGCCACTATGCCGAGAAGGAAACCGCCAACCTCGAAGCCAAGGCGCCCGGCATCAGCACGGCAAAGCCCGGCTCCAACGTGAGCACAGGCACGTCTGGCAGCGTGGCAGTGTCGGCCTTCCCCACCAACCGCTACGCCGGCGCGCACGTGTCGGTGGAAGCGGGTGGCGGCAAGGGCCGCATCTACTTTGCCGACGACGACGGCGACGTGGATTACTGGCCCTCGGCTCAAGCCTTTGCCAAGGTTGCGCTGGGCGGCAAGCTGGGCGAGTGGGCCGCCAAGCTCACGGGCCGGCTGGACCTGTCCGGCGGCAATGTCTTCCTCGAACACGAGGATTTGCGCCAACTCGTCAAGCTCGTTGCCAATCACGATGCCAACCATGCCTGGGTCAAGTCTGCCGGGCCGCATGCGCGCCAGGCGACGCAGCAGTTGGAATCGTTGGCCAACCTCGTGTCTCACGCGCTGGGCCGCAACTACACGGAAGCCGCCGGCAAGCCCTACTTCCTGAACGACGCCAAGATTGCCAAGGGCTTCAACACCTTGAAGATGACGCTGCTGGCGGGCGCCATCGACCAGAAAGTGGGCGGCGAGCACTTCAGCACGCTGATGAAGGCCGCGTATCCGCCGATCACCGACGTCGTGACGGACCGCATGGGCAGCGGACAGCCGCTGCCCGCACAACCGCGACGCGACGTGCCCGATTCGGTGGCCTATGGCGACCGCATCCTGGCCTATCGCCAGGTGACCGGCAGCCTGGATGCCAACGTCGGCAACGAGACCCACGGCGGCACCAACCTGGAAGCCGCCGGCAGCTTTGATGTGAATCTGCGCGGCAACGTCGCGCAGTTCTTCACAGAAAGCGCAGCCGCACCGCACACGCTGCTGGACCCCGGCTATCACAAGGATTACCAGTCCACGTTCAAGCTGCATCAGCAGCTCGATGCGGCCTGTGCCGAACCGCCGCCCGCGCAACTCCATCTGTACAACGAGACACGCAAGGCACTGACGCAGGAACTGCATGCGGGACCCGCGCTGCCCTTCACCGAAACCGAGCGCCTGCACTACGGTGAAGAAGCCAGCATCCCCGCGCAGTTCCGCAACGCCATCACGCACGCCAGCCCGGAACAGCTCAATCACGCGACGGACCAGCTGGAGCATCTCATCGGCACGTATCTGCAATTTGCCAACCAGGCCGGCGCCGTGCTCGCCAGGAATGATCGCTTCATGCCTGCCAGCGAGCGCAGTACGTTGACCCAGCATCGAGAAGCCGCCTTCGCACACATCAACCAGACCGTGTGGCAGGGCCGTTACCCGCAGAAGGATGCGCTGGCCCACCCCGAAGCGTTCGTCGCCAAGAGCCACGCTGCCATCAGCCTGGCGCTGGGCTGCGTGGGTGCGCATATCTCTGTCGTCAAGCAGCAGATGGCGCAGCGCGAGGAGCACGGTATGGCGGCGGCCGAAGCCATCTTGACCGCGGATTCGATGTACAAGACCGCGCGTGAAATGCTGGACAAGACGTACCTGCCGCTCAAGAACTACGACGTGCAGAAGAACGGCCCGCTGAAAGACAAATCGCTGTGGCAGCGCTGGGATGCAGCACTGAAGGCAACGGTTTCCGGCGGCGCGCAGAGCAGTGCGCTCAACGCAATCGTCAACCGCTTCGGTCGGTCCACCGGCAAAGTGCAGCTGGGGCCTTTCACGGGCTCCATCTCGGTCGGCAATAGCGCGGGGCAAATTTCCCTCTCCGCCGAGGCACGCCTGATGAACGCCAATAATCAACCCAACCCCAGCCGTACCGGCAAGTTCTTGCAGTTGACGTTCACGGCGCAGGGCGGTGCACCCATTACCGGCGCGATACTGAACAAGGCCATCGAAGCGGCCATCGAGAAATTCGCGCCGAACATGCGGCTGCAGGACGACAAGTTCGATCCGCAGGAAGTGATCCGCCAGACGCAGGGCCTGCTGCTCAATGTGACCGACGGCACCAGCCTGGTCGTCAAGTTGCGTCAGGCCCCTGACGTGCAGAACGCGCCGATGGAGCTGCAATACGCGCGCGTCCTGCGCAACAAGAACAGCGGCATGAGCCTGGCGGTAACGGTACCGACACCGCACGGCACGTTCACGCCGTCGGTCTCGCATACGGACAGCACGCAGAGCTACGCTGGCGAGGTGATGGGCTCCGACACGAGCTACCTCATCATGCAGCACCCGTTCCTGGCCAAGATCGTCGACGCAGAAGCCCACCAGGAAGATGCCGCGCTACGGCAGGCGTTCGATGCGAATCCGGTACAACGTGATCGCTACCTCGCCAACCCGAACCTGATGGTCGACGTGGTGGCCAAGTACGCTGCAGCCACGCAGGAGATCAACGCCGCGGCGGCCGAAAACCGCCCCGTCCAGATCAAGAACGAGTTCGTGCGCTACCACGCTGCAACACCGTTTGCACGTGCGGCCCAGGTGTCAACGCAGGTGGCTGCGCATGCCCCGGGTTCCACCGCCAACGGCGAACCGCTGTTCAAGCTTGCCGAACCGCTGGCCAAGCCGATCGACGTGAGTCACATCGACGTGAACGCGATGCGTGCGCGCCTGCAGGCCATGACGACCATCGAGGAACGCGCCGACTATCTGTGCGACTCCAACCAGGGGCGTCCGCTGCTCGACGCGTTCTCGAAGATCATCGGCAACACGCGCGCCATCAACTCGGCCGCGCTGTTCCATACCGAGGAGCGCAACACCGGTATCCAGTCGCTGGTGCGCAACCCCAAGGCGCTGCAACGCGAGAACAACCGAACCCAAGCGGCCCTGCACGGCAAACCACAACCCACGGGCACCATCGGCCAACTGCGCACGCGCCTGGAGCCGACCAGGGCATCGGTCAAGCAGGCCAACCTGGCAGATCTGCAGCGGCTCGCCGCTATGAACCTGCCGATCAGCCAACAGGCGCAGCAGGAGCTGCAGCGCCGCAAAGCGGTGCTCGGCAACGCATTCCCGACCAACGAGGGCGAATCGCAG
- the sctS gene encoding type III secretion system export apparatus subunit SctS gives MDYDNITRLTSTALMLCLLVSLPAVAVSAIAGLLISFVQAVTSLQDSSISHGLKLIIVSVVIVVAAPWGAASILQFGNTILQSLFQ, from the coding sequence ATGGACTACGACAACATCACGCGCCTGACCAGCACGGCGCTCATGCTGTGCCTGCTGGTGTCCTTGCCCGCTGTGGCGGTGTCCGCCATTGCCGGGCTGCTGATCTCGTTCGTGCAGGCCGTGACCTCGCTTCAGGACAGCAGCATCTCGCATGGGCTGAAACTCATCATCGTGTCCGTGGTGATTGTGGTGGCTGCACCGTGGGGCGCGGCATCGATCCTGCAGTTCGGCAACACGATCCTGCAATCGCTCTTCCAGTAG
- a CDS encoding serine kinase/phosphatase, which translates to MTPIHRNVSAAAATPAQDPSASHRAHGHTGAHASGTLHAVVSAGAEDMLNTAHLEDELNRTQAFAKLMEAGPKAAKDLLV; encoded by the coding sequence ATGACACCGATCCACCGCAACGTTTCTGCAGCTGCCGCAACTCCTGCGCAGGATCCGTCTGCATCGCACCGTGCGCACGGCCACACAGGTGCGCACGCATCCGGCACGCTGCATGCCGTGGTATCCGCCGGCGCGGAAGACATGCTGAACACAGCCCATCTGGAGGATGAGCTGAACCGCACACAGGCATTCGCCAAGCTGATGGAAGCGGGCCCGAAAGCGGCCAAAGATCTGCTGGTGTAA
- a CDS encoding DUF4880 domain-containing protein, with the protein MKHVLDDRIAEQAIQWLVILRSGTASEMERQRFAAWQEADPAHAAAVQRLQGALGSMALPSVAEPHRRAARRLLDAPSSTARHVRRALIFSGLGLGVAALVDREIPLSDLAADMRTATSERRDFTLAGGYQLRLNARSAVDASAVARGYDVRLRSGSVLAVAGSPSGQLRLWSAAGAVECTGGMICATLEPDGAMKVAVLEGTAALSTPAGAVSTARTGEVRRLGDGGIEKLTLMARNVAAWTRGMVEVEHQPLSDVIDALRPYHRSLIELLPDVADLRVTGRFPLDGRRALHMLAETLPIQVKELAGVWVRIGPR; encoded by the coding sequence GTGAAGCACGTGCTGGACGATCGGATTGCCGAGCAGGCGATCCAGTGGCTTGTCATACTGCGTTCGGGTACGGCGTCCGAGATGGAGCGCCAGCGCTTTGCCGCCTGGCAGGAGGCCGATCCCGCGCACGCCGCCGCCGTGCAACGTTTGCAAGGCGCGTTGGGCTCGATGGCACTGCCGTCCGTGGCAGAACCGCATCGGCGCGCCGCGCGACGGCTTCTCGATGCGCCTTCGTCGACAGCACGGCATGTGCGCCGCGCGCTGATCTTCAGCGGGCTGGGTTTGGGCGTTGCCGCCCTCGTTGACAGAGAGATTCCACTATCCGACCTGGCTGCCGACATGCGCACGGCGACCTCGGAGCGTCGCGACTTCACGCTGGCTGGCGGCTATCAACTACGCCTGAATGCGCGCAGCGCGGTCGATGCCTCTGCGGTTGCGCGCGGTTACGACGTGCGTCTGCGCAGTGGCAGCGTGCTGGCCGTCGCCGGGTCGCCGTCGGGTCAGTTGCGGTTGTGGTCTGCCGCGGGCGCGGTGGAATGCACGGGCGGCATGATTTGCGCAACGCTGGAGCCCGATGGCGCGATGAAGGTTGCCGTGCTCGAAGGCACCGCGGCGTTGTCGACGCCGGCCGGTGCCGTTTCCACGGCACGTACGGGCGAGGTACGGCGCCTTGGTGACGGCGGCATCGAAAAACTGACGCTGATGGCCCGCAACGTGGCGGCCTGGACGCGCGGCATGGTCGAGGTCGAACACCAGCCCTTGTCCGACGTGATTGACGCATTGCGCCCCTACCACCGCAGCCTGATCGAGCTGCTCCCTGACGTGGCAGATCTGCGCGTGACCGGGCGGTTCCCGCTGGACGGACGTCGTGCCCTGCACATGCTGGCCGAAACACTCCCCATCCAGGTGAAGGAGCTTGCCGGCGTGTGGGTGCGCATCGGCCCACGCTGA
- a CDS encoding serine kinase/phosphatase, whose protein sequence is MTTLTKASSLGDTASRLSFNVQQEGITKQGEADMLNAARLQNELNRTNMFAKLMEAGPKAAKDLIS, encoded by the coding sequence ATGACGACCCTGACCAAAGCCTCTTCCCTCGGTGACACCGCTAGCCGCCTGTCGTTCAATGTCCAGCAAGAAGGCATCACCAAGCAAGGCGAGGCAGACATGCTGAACGCGGCCCGTCTGCAAAACGAACTGAACCGCACCAACATGTTCGCCAAGCTGATGGAAGCGGGCCCGAAGGCCGCCAAGGACCTGATCTCGTAA
- a CDS encoding type III secretion protein HrpV: MTRISASSPSVLSLPDPVQAPQNTAAPHHRKHHRHSAHGHHHWADQLVEDQLHRHKHVAQVAKRVRRPRTGKRSAAGSPEEPITDSTFEELLLMLEEHARKVEPMVIGLSSRQDQSDGDDDQARDRRSAQGRRALLLHYLQEQAAETAAAAPQKTAATEAGALPADTLLAEVESPSYQRLEQELLAVRHAMHTGHPMPLRMAFDILRSYLKQTPIEGTPGTLAAVKDRLLATTTPQHAASALTDREKTFNLLFPLLLLSPSRPRIGRERGESIARSSAVARRWTTELWSYRAGLGLALPPLPDPSPQSP; the protein is encoded by the coding sequence ATGACACGCATCTCCGCCTCGTCGCCCAGCGTTCTCTCGTTGCCCGATCCGGTACAGGCACCGCAGAACACGGCCGCGCCGCACCATCGCAAGCATCATCGGCATAGTGCGCACGGACACCACCACTGGGCCGACCAGCTGGTCGAAGACCAACTGCACCGCCACAAGCACGTCGCACAGGTTGCGAAGCGCGTGCGCCGCCCGCGCACGGGCAAGCGCAGCGCAGCGGGCTCGCCCGAAGAGCCCATCACCGACAGCACGTTCGAAGAATTGCTCCTCATGCTGGAGGAGCATGCGCGCAAGGTCGAGCCGATGGTGATTGGCCTGTCGTCCCGGCAAGACCAAAGCGACGGTGACGACGACCAGGCAAGAGACCGCCGCAGCGCCCAGGGCCGCCGCGCCCTGCTGCTGCACTACTTGCAGGAACAAGCCGCAGAGACCGCTGCCGCCGCACCACAGAAGACAGCAGCCACAGAGGCCGGCGCGTTGCCGGCCGACACGCTACTGGCCGAAGTGGAATCGCCCAGCTACCAGCGCCTTGAACAGGAGCTGCTTGCCGTGCGGCACGCCATGCACACGGGCCACCCGATGCCGCTGCGCATGGCGTTCGACATCCTGCGCAGCTATTTGAAGCAGACGCCCATTGAAGGCACGCCCGGCACGCTGGCCGCCGTAAAAGACCGGCTCCTGGCGACCACCACGCCGCAACACGCCGCCAGCGCGCTGACCGACCGAGAAAAGACGTTCAACCTACTGTTTCCGCTCTTGCTGCTCAGTCCTTCGCGGCCGCGCATTGGCCGCGAGCGCGGCGAGAGCATCGCACGCAGCAGCGCCGTCGCGCGCCGCTGGACAACCGAACTCTGGTCTTACCGGGCGGGGCTGGGTCTGGCCCTGCCTCCGCTTCCTGATCCTTCCCCGCAATCACCATGA